A single window of Thalassomonas viridans DNA harbors:
- a CDS encoding glycosyltransferase, with protein sequence MIKIVILTDSFVGAKGGSEKHIKDLVSGLDAQKYSIDIVQLSNTADIPFPSGTHESNLSYHHFPVKKVYGLSGLKTLFAISKLIRTKEIQIVLSFHEMSDILNALLPVKVIKLSSRRDMGFKRNNTLEKMIRFINRNFLLVLCPSKAVQQKVLSEGIPEEKTFLLYNGIDSESFTQALEQPKEDKARLISELGLQQDKVKLITIGNLNPWKGQRFLVDAVAIMNRRGANCQLVLFGEGDTFDALEQQVKALELQDDVFLKGYCGNVKKYLPAFDIMALPSVTEGLSNALLESAASGLPLIATDVGGNPEVVHNGINGELVPAEDAEALAGALMNYLPSSPGYSQAARASRALVEKQFSLTTMLQTYTSLFERLAGQQNRD encoded by the coding sequence GTGATTAAAATAGTTATTTTGACAGACTCTTTTGTTGGCGCGAAAGGCGGTAGTGAAAAGCACATAAAAGACCTGGTTTCCGGTTTAGACGCCCAAAAATACAGCATAGATATTGTCCAGCTGTCTAATACCGCCGATATCCCTTTTCCTTCAGGCACGCATGAGAGCAACCTGAGTTACCATCATTTCCCGGTGAAAAAAGTCTACGGTCTTTCCGGACTCAAAACCTTGTTTGCCATCAGCAAACTTATCCGCACAAAAGAAATCCAGATCGTGCTCTCCTTCCATGAGATGTCGGATATTCTTAACGCTCTGTTGCCGGTAAAAGTCATCAAGCTCTCCAGCAGGAGGGATATGGGCTTTAAACGCAACAATACCCTGGAAAAAATGATCCGTTTTATTAACCGGAATTTTTTGCTGGTATTATGCCCGTCCAAAGCGGTACAGCAAAAGGTATTAAGCGAAGGCATCCCCGAAGAAAAAACCTTTTTGTTATACAACGGCATCGACAGCGAATCCTTTACCCAGGCCCTGGAACAACCCAAAGAAGACAAGGCCAGGCTGATCTCTGAATTGGGCCTGCAGCAAGACAAGGTCAAGCTGATCACCATAGGCAATTTAAATCCCTGGAAAGGACAAAGGTTTCTGGTGGATGCCGTCGCCATCATGAACCGGCGCGGGGCCAATTGCCAGCTGGTGTTGTTCGGTGAAGGGGACACTTTTGACGCCCTTGAGCAGCAGGTCAAAGCCCTGGAGCTGCAGGACGACGTTTTTCTCAAAGGTTATTGCGGCAATGTTAAAAAGTACCTGCCCGCTTTTGATATCATGGCCCTGCCTTCGGTAACCGAAGGCCTCTCCAATGCCCTGCTTGAAAGTGCCGCCTCCGGCTTGCCCCTGATCGCCACAGATGTCGGCGGCAATCCGGAAGTGGTGCACAACGGCATTAACGGCGAGCTGGTACCGGCTGAAGATGCCGAGGCGCTGGCCGGGGCACTGATGAATTACCTGCCTTCATCCCCGGGTTATAGCCAGGCCGCCAGGGCTTCCAGGGCACTGGTGGAAAAACAGTTTTCATTAACCACTATGCTGCAGACCTATACCAGCTTGTTCGAACGTTTGGCAGGACAGCAAAACCGTGATTAA
- a CDS encoding glycosyltransferase family 4 protein, giving the protein MINVLHLRSSAGLYGAEHVILNLTGQSSLFCHHELAVIQNYLNDNNELYTAARENGVTCHKLPNTGKFDLNTLKALRRILKSSKIDVLHCHDPKSVFYATLATLLSRSPKKVVTMHGWVRNDLKMKFNNLVEKFCLPLFARVIAVSKEISQDLTGQIRRDKIFLLENAIDTEKFHPAEKLRQDSKAQVNLLIVGRLSPEKGHENLLTALAQLNHEGNSNWHLNIVGDGELKEMLLATSKRLELSGQVTFHGVQKNMLPYYQQNDFYISSSLTEGMPLVILEALSCRLPVVATPVGAIPELLQKSQGGILCDDCSPQALHLGLSRIFALEPARREEMTAAGRKYIEDHLSLSRAREKHENLYAELLN; this is encoded by the coding sequence GTGATTAATGTACTACATTTACGCTCCAGCGCGGGTTTATACGGCGCCGAGCATGTGATTTTAAATTTAACCGGGCAAAGCTCGCTTTTTTGCCATCACGAGCTGGCGGTGATCCAGAATTACCTTAACGACAACAACGAGCTATATACGGCGGCAAGGGAAAACGGCGTGACCTGCCATAAATTGCCCAACACAGGCAAATTTGACCTGAATACCCTTAAAGCCCTGCGAAGAATCCTCAAGTCTTCAAAAATCGATGTACTGCACTGCCATGACCCCAAGTCGGTGTTTTACGCCACCCTGGCCACCCTGCTGAGCCGGTCGCCGAAAAAAGTCGTGACCATGCACGGCTGGGTGAGAAACGATCTCAAGATGAAATTTAACAACCTGGTGGAAAAGTTCTGCCTGCCGCTGTTTGCCAGGGTCATCGCCGTCAGCAAAGAAATCAGCCAGGATCTGACCGGACAAATTCGCCGGGATAAAATATTCCTGCTGGAAAACGCCATAGACACGGAAAAATTCCACCCGGCAGAAAAACTCCGCCAGGACAGCAAGGCGCAGGTAAACCTGCTGATAGTCGGGCGCTTGTCGCCGGAAAAAGGCCATGAAAACCTGCTGACGGCCCTGGCACAGCTAAACCACGAAGGCAACAGCAACTGGCACCTGAATATCGTCGGCGACGGCGAGCTCAAAGAAATGCTACTCGCCACAAGCAAGCGGCTGGAACTCAGCGGCCAGGTCACTTTTCACGGCGTGCAGAAGAACATGTTGCCCTACTACCAGCAAAACGATTTTTATATTTCCAGCTCGCTCACCGAAGGCATGCCTTTGGTTATCCTTGAAGCCCTTTCGTGCCGTTTGCCGGTTGTGGCGACGCCTGTAGGCGCCATCCCTGAACTGCTGCAAAAAAGCCAGGGGGGCATCCTGTGCGACGACTGCAGTCCGCAGGCCCTGCACCTGGGATTAAGCCGGATATTCGCCCTGGAACCGGCCCGCCGGGAAGAAATGACGGCCGCGGGAAGAAAATATATCGAGGATCATTTATCCTTGTCCCGGGCAAGGGAAAAACACGAAAACTTATACGCCGAACTGCTCAACTAG
- a CDS encoding glycosyltransferase, whose protein sequence is MAKILFITTRLPYPANEGHQIRTYNLLKRICPAHEVHYLSLQRKDDDPSAAAHLETMCRSVQVFPIANEHSKVRFAKDLLQGFLSSTPFVVRKYFSRDLARAIEEKLAAESFDLVHFDMLPLAQYAGLLGQTPYVLNNHNVESLLLKRRAENAAFLPEKIFFNNQAKSLHHFEVNACQQAKETFVCSPIDADILNSLSPAANISVVENGVDTGFFSPGKQEQTANSLVFVGGMGWFPNKDGMIFFMEEVMPKILAHIPDARLTLVGKSTGIEIPGALRDHITVTGFVDDFRPIVAGAAVYILPIRVGSGTRLKLLEAMAMGKAIVSTSVGAEGIDLTADENIIYADDAEAFARGIIALLTDQTKTASFGHSARELATGKYDWDIIANKLLSSYNTIITTNT, encoded by the coding sequence ATGGCAAAAATTCTTTTTATCACCACGCGCTTGCCTTACCCGGCAAATGAAGGGCACCAGATCAGAACCTATAACCTGCTAAAAAGAATCTGCCCGGCGCATGAGGTCCATTATTTATCCCTGCAACGCAAAGATGACGACCCTTCGGCGGCGGCGCACCTGGAAACCATGTGCCGCTCGGTCCAGGTTTTCCCTATTGCCAACGAGCATTCGAAAGTCCGCTTTGCCAAGGACTTGTTGCAGGGCTTTCTCAGCAGCACACCTTTTGTGGTGCGTAAATATTTTTCCCGGGACCTGGCCCGGGCCATCGAAGAAAAACTGGCCGCCGAATCCTTTGATCTGGTGCATTTCGATATGCTGCCGCTGGCGCAATACGCCGGTTTGCTGGGGCAAACTCCCTATGTGTTAAACAACCATAATGTCGAATCCCTGCTGCTGAAACGGCGCGCCGAAAATGCCGCTTTCCTGCCGGAAAAAATCTTTTTCAACAACCAGGCAAAAAGCCTGCATCATTTTGAAGTCAACGCCTGCCAGCAGGCCAAAGAAACCTTTGTCTGCTCCCCCATAGACGCCGATATCCTCAACTCCCTGAGTCCGGCGGCGAACATCAGCGTGGTGGAAAACGGCGTCGACACCGGCTTTTTCTCCCCCGGCAAGCAGGAACAAACGGCAAACAGCCTGGTGTTTGTCGGCGGCATGGGCTGGTTCCCCAATAAAGACGGCATGATTTTCTTTATGGAAGAAGTGATGCCGAAAATACTGGCGCACATCCCGGACGCCCGCCTGACCCTGGTGGGCAAATCCACCGGCATAGAAATTCCCGGCGCTTTAAGGGATCACATCACAGTAACAGGTTTTGTCGATGACTTCCGCCCTATAGTCGCCGGCGCCGCGGTGTATATCCTGCCGATCCGGGTCGGCTCAGGCACCCGGCTGAAACTGCTGGAAGCCATGGCCATGGGCAAAGCGATAGTCTCCACTTCGGTCGGCGCCGAAGGCATAGACCTGACCGCAGATGAAAACATCATCTACGCCGATGATGCCGAGGCTTTCGCCCGCGGCATCATCGCCTTATTAACAGACCAGACAAAAACCGCCAGTTTCGGCCACTCGGCCCGTGAACTGGCCACAGGTAAATATGACTGGGACATTATCGCCAACAAACTGCTGAGCAGTTATAATACTATCATTACAACAAACACTTAA
- a CDS encoding serine O-acetyltransferase — protein MFNNIKHDYPRYARVAERSNPVSRLIFSLLQHGFIALLVYRFGRYVNTIRIPVVSHVLKVVYILLKYISEVLTGIQINVNSDIAPGFFIGHFSCIIIGAEKIGPNCSVGQGVTIGRKGAGKSNGWPTIGENVYIGAGAKVFGKITIGNNVVIGANAVVNKDIPDNCMAVGIPAKIIPNQADEDLAS, from the coding sequence ATGTTTAACAATATCAAACACGACTACCCGAGGTATGCCAGGGTTGCCGAAAGGAGCAACCCGGTTTCAAGACTGATCTTTTCCCTGCTGCAGCACGGCTTTATCGCCTTGCTGGTGTACCGCTTCGGCCGTTATGTCAATACCATCAGAATTCCCGTCGTCAGCCATGTCTTGAAAGTCGTCTATATCCTGCTTAAATACATCTCCGAAGTCCTGACCGGCATACAGATCAATGTCAATTCCGATATTGCTCCGGGCTTTTTTATCGGCCATTTCAGCTGCATCATCATAGGGGCGGAAAAAATCGGTCCCAACTGCTCTGTCGGCCAGGGTGTGACCATAGGACGTAAAGGGGCAGGCAAATCCAACGGCTGGCCGACCATAGGGGAGAATGTCTATATCGGCGCCGGCGCCAAGGTGTTCGGCAAAATCACCATAGGCAACAATGTCGTCATCGGCGCCAATGCCGTGGTCAATAAGGATATCCCCGACAATTGCATGGCGGTGGGCATTCCGGCAAAAATCATTCCGAACCAGGCCGATGAAGATCTCGCCAGCTAA
- a CDS encoding polysaccharide deacetylase family protein, with protein MKISPAKVFARIKQMLIGISGLSAKLHRVRGYKKITIVTYHGIHSGELPLGDHCFMHLDLFKEQMHYLHRHFHVLPLEEALQITDYKGKKPLAAITFDDGFYNNYSQAFPVLKALGLPATIFLSTNYIDSHNTIWFCDLLRMLSQTENKTLMWQGKRYHLKTDEQKQAVSRLLQAELKIKEPHDAQQALQALARALDCDLDYRYREDSPFYMLTAAAIKEMSDSGLITFGAHTHNHVILTKTSLAHAREEIQTSIRETEKLTGKPCYSFAYPNGRAEDFNEEHQQILSASGIRFCATTINGLTAPRQELLAFKRLFINTDTGIEVFKLQVHGHR; from the coding sequence ATGAAGATCTCGCCAGCTAAGGTTTTCGCCCGGATAAAACAAATGCTGATCGGCATTTCCGGCCTGTCGGCCAAGCTGCACCGGGTGCGCGGCTACAAGAAGATCACTATCGTCACCTATCACGGCATACATAGCGGTGAGCTGCCGCTGGGGGACCATTGCTTTATGCACCTGGATCTGTTTAAAGAGCAGATGCATTACCTGCACCGGCATTTTCATGTGCTGCCCCTGGAAGAAGCGCTGCAGATCACCGACTATAAAGGGAAAAAGCCCCTGGCGGCCATCACCTTCGATGACGGCTTTTATAATAATTACTCGCAGGCGTTTCCCGTACTCAAGGCGCTGGGCTTGCCGGCGACTATCTTCCTGTCCACAAATTATATCGACAGCCACAACACCATCTGGTTTTGCGATCTGCTGCGCATGCTCAGCCAAACCGAAAACAAAACCTTGATGTGGCAGGGAAAGCGCTATCACCTTAAAACGGATGAACAAAAACAGGCGGTATCCAGGCTGTTGCAGGCAGAGCTGAAAATCAAGGAGCCCCATGATGCGCAGCAAGCCCTGCAGGCTTTGGCCCGGGCCCTCGATTGCGATCTGGACTACCGCTACCGGGAAGATTCGCCTTTTTATATGCTGACGGCGGCGGCAATAAAAGAGATGTCGGATTCCGGCCTGATCACCTTTGGCGCCCATACCCATAACCATGTCATCCTGACCAAAACCAGCTTGGCCCATGCCAGGGAGGAAATTCAGACCTCTATCAGGGAAACCGAAAAACTTACCGGCAAACCCTGTTACTCTTTTGCCTACCCCAACGGCCGGGCAGAAGACTTTAACGAAGAGCACCAGCAGATCCTCAGTGCCAGCGGCATCCGCTTTTGCGCCACCACCATCAACGGCCTGACGGCTCCCCGGCAGGAGCTGCTCGCCTTTAAACGGCTGTTTATCAATACCGACACGGGTATTGAGGTGTTTAAACTGCAAGTACACGGACACAGGTAA
- a CDS encoding oligosaccharide flippase family protein, whose product MSNQLIKHSMIYSLFQLFMIFAGLISFPILTKSLTTEEYGILGLITVTLSMLASFGKLGIQHGIVRYREDYEKTTFISNITYLAILGPFALALVLMAFSLLLYRLDYIPPDYIDIVLIVIFLAFAEQIRNFIVNYFISVQESALVAKIRIMSKLITMIFTLSVVVLILASAKGFVYGFLVAEIIVFSLTLYIAKRQELFAGINLSRVSAKIYKPLLLFSIPLLGLEMVSMLHAFVDRYLIKYFMEARFLGYYSAYYNMATMLAALIIGGLTTAIVPAYLKTWNEQGREKTEALLNRIFNLLLLMYPIIVISLWVVSKELFELLTTKEYVAYAYLLPLIAMGVLLQSAMPLFSAGLKIKKASMTMFYCVIFSAVLNLVLNLIFIPLYGLTAAAVTTTVSYACIAAGFAYFGSGTLTPKVNLYVLLRSCIYAGIFLLFSPYIQHEINVIQLILKVSAGVVYFCLIFILFEKPLTLFLFNSVLKRIPGAKHMVKQS is encoded by the coding sequence TTGTCCAATCAGCTTATTAAACACAGCATGATTTACTCGTTATTTCAGCTCTTTATGATTTTTGCTGGTTTAATCTCCTTTCCTATTTTAACCAAATCGCTGACCACGGAAGAGTACGGCATCCTGGGGCTGATCACGGTAACCTTAAGCATGCTGGCTTCCTTCGGCAAACTGGGCATACAGCACGGCATAGTCCGCTACCGGGAAGATTATGAAAAAACAACCTTTATCAGCAATATCACTTATTTAGCCATATTGGGTCCCTTTGCTCTGGCCCTGGTGCTGATGGCGTTTTCACTGCTGCTGTACCGGCTGGACTATATTCCGCCGGATTATATCGATATCGTGCTGATAGTGATTTTCCTGGCCTTTGCCGAGCAAATCAGGAATTTTATCGTCAATTATTTTATCAGCGTGCAGGAAAGCGCCCTGGTGGCGAAAATCAGGATCATGAGCAAGCTGATCACTATGATCTTCACCTTGTCCGTGGTGGTATTGATCCTGGCGTCCGCCAAAGGTTTTGTCTACGGCTTCCTGGTGGCGGAAATCATCGTCTTTTCCCTGACCCTGTATATCGCCAAAAGGCAGGAACTGTTTGCCGGCATCAATTTGTCCCGGGTCAGCGCAAAAATCTATAAACCCCTGCTGCTGTTCAGCATTCCCCTGCTGGGGCTGGAAATGGTCAGCATGCTGCATGCCTTTGTCGACCGTTACCTGATCAAATATTTTATGGAAGCCAGGTTTCTCGGCTATTATTCCGCCTATTACAATATGGCGACTATGCTGGCGGCCCTGATCATAGGGGGACTGACCACCGCCATAGTGCCGGCTTACCTGAAAACCTGGAATGAGCAGGGCAGGGAAAAAACCGAAGCCTTGCTCAACCGCATTTTCAACCTGCTGCTGCTGATGTACCCTATTATCGTCATCAGCCTCTGGGTGGTCTCAAAAGAGCTGTTTGAATTGCTTACCACCAAAGAATATGTCGCTTACGCCTACCTGCTGCCCCTGATTGCCATGGGGGTGCTGCTGCAGTCAGCCATGCCGCTGTTTTCTGCCGGATTGAAAATCAAGAAGGCTTCCATGACCATGTTCTACTGCGTTATTTTCAGCGCGGTACTGAACCTGGTGCTCAACCTGATATTTATTCCCCTGTACGGGTTAACGGCGGCGGCGGTTACCACCACCGTCAGCTACGCCTGTATCGCCGCCGGCTTTGCCTATTTCGGCTCGGGCACCCTGACCCCGAAAGTCAACCTGTATGTGCTGCTGCGCAGCTGCATATACGCCGGCATTTTCCTGCTGTTTTCCCCTTATATCCAGCATGAAATCAATGTGATCCAGCTTATTCTCAAGGTCAGTGCCGGGGTGGTTTATTTTTGCCTGATATTTATCTTATTTGAAAAACCCCTGACCCTGTTTTTATTTAATTCCGTGTTAAAGCGCATCCCGGGCGCGAAACATATGGTTAAGCAGTCATAA
- a CDS encoding O-antigen ligase family protein, which translates to MRPVNRRQQLAAAAAEKGFTNWPLLIFLFFLPLRNLVLKFFPPLPGGINFVNVFFVLAFFYCLKSREKIDWSYAPNKKLLYFILYLFLSLLIMRLNLTYPIEGAFNALKDFVFILCLSYIVQRSITRVEDAEKIIIALILPLPYVFRLVYSQYQSVARWHYSDDLRVNGPMYDLGSNELGAYLVTTTLLLVSLVFFFKASKKWLRYFIYLALVLSGISLTLTYSRGAYLATILACMYFYLIKENKGKLTLILVLFTISLPVIMPVSVVERFSSISSDEEDRDESAASRFVFWEAAFEKAEESPVWGYGYRSWRSPEINKTGMDTHNYFVKTIVEGGAIGLILLLTLVYANFKLARYVYKNATDPTQKALALAVLLATLGMMVGNMFGDRFSHYSVVFIYWTLVGAMIKLQQLTQQPAPAAAKKRNNKRYQ; encoded by the coding sequence ATGAGACCAGTAAACAGAAGACAACAACTTGCCGCCGCAGCCGCCGAAAAGGGTTTTACCAACTGGCCGCTGCTGATTTTCCTGTTTTTCCTGCCGCTGCGTAACCTGGTATTAAAGTTTTTCCCGCCCCTGCCCGGCGGCATCAATTTTGTCAACGTCTTCTTTGTCCTGGCATTTTTCTATTGCCTGAAAAGCAGGGAAAAAATCGACTGGAGTTACGCCCCCAATAAAAAGCTGCTCTATTTTATCCTGTATTTGTTTCTTTCCCTGCTGATAATGCGGCTTAACCTGACTTATCCGATAGAAGGCGCCTTCAATGCCCTCAAGGATTTTGTCTTTATCCTGTGCCTGAGTTATATAGTGCAAAGGAGCATCACCCGGGTCGAAGACGCGGAAAAAATCATTATCGCCCTGATCCTGCCGCTGCCTTATGTGTTCCGCCTGGTATATTCCCAATACCAGTCGGTGGCCCGCTGGCATTATTCCGATGATTTAAGGGTTAACGGCCCTATGTATGATCTGGGATCCAATGAACTCGGCGCCTACCTGGTCACCACCACCCTGCTGCTGGTATCCCTGGTATTCTTCTTTAAGGCCAGCAAAAAGTGGCTGCGTTATTTCATCTACCTGGCCCTGGTGCTCTCGGGCATCTCGCTGACCCTGACCTATTCCCGGGGCGCCTACCTGGCAACCATTCTGGCCTGCATGTATTTTTACCTGATCAAGGAAAACAAAGGCAAGCTCACCCTGATACTGGTGCTCTTCACCATAAGCCTGCCGGTGATCATGCCGGTTTCCGTGGTGGAACGTTTTTCTTCCATCAGCTCGGATGAGGAAGACAGGGACGAAAGCGCCGCCTCACGTTTTGTTTTCTGGGAAGCCGCCTTTGAAAAAGCCGAGGAGTCGCCGGTATGGGGTTATGGTTACCGCAGCTGGCGCAGCCCGGAAATCAATAAAACCGGTATGGACACCCACAACTATTTTGTCAAAACCATAGTGGAAGGGGGCGCAATCGGCCTGATCTTGCTGCTCACCCTGGTATACGCCAATTTTAAGCTGGCCAGGTATGTTTATAAAAATGCCACCGACCCCACCCAGAAAGCCCTTGCCCTGGCGGTGCTGCTCGCCACCCTGGGCATGATGGTGGGCAATATGTTTGGCGACCGTTTTTCCCATTATTCCGTGGTTTTTATCTACTGGACCCTGGTGGGCGCCATGATCAAATTACAGCAGCTTACGCAGCAGCCGGCACCTGCCGCCGCCAAAAAACGCAATAATAAAAGATATCAATGA